In Episyrphus balteatus chromosome 4, idEpiBalt1.1, whole genome shotgun sequence, the sequence ttatttttccttttagCGGTTTTGTCATAAAAGACTGAAGAAATGCGTCATAGGAAGTTACTATTATTATTCCgaataaaaatattagaaaataggTGATTTTTGTAGTTGAAGAAGTTCTTGGTGTTACAGAGAATGGTTGTCCAAGAATTCCACGAAAACTGtcaatattgaagaaaaaagtctGTTGAGATCCTGATAGTTTAGCAGCTACTGTTAGCAAAATAGATAGCAATATTAACAACACAACAGTTATAACAAAAGCCTCCCAATGAAAAACCAGTGCAAACACTTTATAAATTGGAATGCTTTGTTCAATGGGCAGCATTACACCCCAATCAAAAATAGCATATGGATATGAAAACCAATGCATTGGAGCTTGTACTAGTACCAAACCAGTACCTGATATCTCTACACTTCCATTAAGAACACATTCATGAATATCATGCGGCGATAAAGTATTATTAGCATTAGATAAGTTCAATGTGGCATTATGTCTCTTAGCAAACGCATGAAACAAATGTCCTAACATTCCACCAATAACTGTTTCACCACTTGGTTTTTTTGACATGTGAAATCCTATCTGTATTCCTCCAAACAGAATTGGCAATGTATAGCCTTGAAGATCTCCAATtcgattattaaaaataattgaatgttGGCTCCAGTTGTGTTCTTCAATTTTAATTCTTCCATAATTTTTATAACTGTAGTACACCGAAGAAGTCTGAAATTCTTGAAAAACTGCTACAACATTGATCATTCTGTGCTGccaacaaaaatcgaaaatactTTCCAGTTCCACTTTCTTTTGTGAAgaattttttagaacaaaaattagTTTACAAAATCGAAGATGTTGAAGATATTCCAAAAGTTGCTGAAGAAATAATTCACTTGCATGAAATTGAACAATTGAAAGCAAGTTATCATTGAACTGCCCTTTTAAGTAAAATGAAGAAGATTCAGTGGCCAAAATCACTGGAATACGAAGTAAAGTCGTAAGATTTCGGACAAATTTCTCATGAAAATATGGTTCGTTTGATgattttagaaagaaaatactttcaaATTGATGAACTTTATcagcttttgaaataaaatcacAGAATTTTGGACTTAATTCAGCTCCTGTTGTCGAAAATTTAGCAGCGACCACTGCAAATAATGAAACAACACTTGCTCCAGGAAAATTCATGACTGacaatttatttcatcaaataaTACTCTTCTTTTTGGTATTGATAGATTTATAAAGCACTTGACTCCatggtttttaataaattagagGGTATTAGCTTCAAAGTTAATAATGATTTGAGGGCTAAAACCTATTGTTAAATAAAGTAAATGGATTTCTTCGAGTTCTTTGATTGTGTTTTAattctatggatttttttttgtttgtttttacaaatttgaaatGGATTGTTTGCAATTTGCTACATTGCAGTTATTCAAcagaaataataaacaaatataatgtaTTTGATGTTGAAGAAATACTTCAATCAATAGTTTTCAACTTCCAACAgaataaatttaagttaaaattttaaaaaagctcgtaaaagtttttcaaccaatacaaatattttttcctaacGACATTGTTTCTGAAAAATTAATCCACTCAAACAAtataataaacaacaacaagatTCAAGCAATGCTGATTTATTGGAATTAtacgaaaaattacaatttGTGACAGAAAGtgagaatttatttatttattctttttactATGGAATTTCGccattttttccatttaaaaacacaaatttctCCAATCAAACACAAAGTAGCTACCATCAATAGCAAAACCGTCAATATCCAAACCCATTTCAAGTCTTCAATTTTCAATAATTGTATCAGCTTCGAGCCAAATCCattacttaatttttcaatttttccaacTTTCATTAATTCATAAAATGCCCTCTTTGTCCAGAAATCTATTAATCCACTTGATAGTGTGTCCAAGATGTgactatttaaaatttgtttataaattgaattttcatttattgaCATACCCAAGAGGATATTTTCCAAAAGGCATAACTCTTCAGACCACCGATACAATTGTTGAccataaaatttttgttgatttgcATAAATTATCCATTTTGGTTCGGTAATAGTAAAAGGATTTGTTGTATTTAAGGAATCtcgaatttttataaaatcctCAAAACTGTTTATGGCTTGAAATAAATTTGAGTGCTTTTGCATAAGTTGAGGTCTAAACTTGTATAATAACTCATCAATATCAGCTTGAAAGGCATTGATTTTCATACCAGTTGATTGTAAATCATCAAAGgatcttataatattttcttttggtggTTGAGTCATGAACGATTGAAGAAATGCATCGTATGAAGTAACAATCATTATTCCCAGCAAGAAGATCAATGAATAGATTAGTTTTGTTGTGAAAGAAGCGTTTGGTATTTGAAAGAATGGCCCACCAAGAATTCCACGAAAGCAATCAATGTTGAAGAAGAAATCAAATTTATGGAAATGTTGATTCGATCCTTTAATATAAGCGCTAACTGTTACTAAGGCTGATATCAATATTAACAGaacaattattaaaacaaaagcttTCCACTTGAAAACGTGTGCAAATACTTTATAAACAGGAATGTTTTGTTCAACAGGCAACATCACATTCCAATCAAAGATCGAATATGGATATAAAAACCATTCATCTGGAACTTGTATAATAAGTGGACCAGCGGCTGATATTTCAATAGTTCCATTTAAAACAAGAAGATGAATTTCGTAGGGTGAAAGTGACATGGTAAGTCTTGAAGTATTCAACCTGGCGTTGTACTTCTTGGCAAGAGTATCCAACAAATTGAATAAGAAGCCACCAATAACCCTGTTGCCATTAGATTCGTTTGATATTATTACTTCTGGCTCTTCTCCTCCGAACAAAACTGGCAATATCAAGCCTTTTAAATTCCTCATTCGATTTGGAAAAACATTTAAACCTTTTCTCCAGACTAGTTCTTCAATTACAAAATTCCCAAAATTGCTATAACTGTAGAAAGTCGAAGTAGTCCAAAAGTCTTGAAAAACTGCTAAAACATTTATCATTctatttttccaacaaaatttaaacaatctCCTTAATTCTGATTCATTTCTTGTAGAATACTTTAGCACGAAAATTGTCTTACAGTATCGAAGGTGTTGAAGATCTTCTAAAAGTCGTTGTTGAACATATGTGTCATTTGAATCAAATTGAACAATAGTTAGtatgttttcattgaattttcccTTCAGGTAAAATGAAGAGGTTTCAGTTGCCAAAATCACTGGAATATCATGTGAAGTTGtaatattttgtatgaatttgtCATCAAAGCTGTTTTGATCTTTGGATGATTTTAGTAGAAAAAcactttcaaatttttcaattttgataacATTTCCAGTAAAATCTTCTAATTTTGAATATAGTTTCGATTctgtttctaaaaatttaacaGCAAACACAATCAggaagtaaacaaaatttttgatagaAAAGATCATAATTGACAATTTTGCTTCCGCCACTTATCTTCTTCTATTGAATTATTTGATTGATATAGAAGTTGACTCCATAGTTTTTTTCAATCTTCAACACGTTCACTACAAAATTAATAATAgttaaatgaacatttttcatgGTCAGGTATTGGGAATTGACTTCTTCGGTGGATGTGTTCTTgatggatttttaattttacagaaaattaaACCTTAatcaattttaagtttatttttctaCTTCGATTTCTTAATTGCAATAATTAAGAATAGTATTAATTGAAAACATTATATATATTTCAGTAGatttagacaattttttttttgtggaatataattcacagaaattatttttgtccgaagttaatttttaatttatcttccTTTTAACAtacttaaaagaaatttcattgattttatttgCGCTAATTGATAAATGTGTTACAGATAAGTTTTGTCTTCAACTATTTATGTACGGGTTGAAGATATTCGAGAGAATTCTATTCCATCTTAATAATTCTTCTTTGATAGCgagtaaactttttttttaccagataaagtatttttaaaggGCTTGATTCTTAACCTTCATTTTGAAGATTGCTATATTTGTTTGGAGGTGAAAAtagattaaagtttttttttgtcaaaaacccAAGCATCTTCTTTTTAAAACCACCAATTCACTACTTTTCTCCAAGGAACACCGCATTACATCTACTTTAATAACCAATGACTTCATTCAGTTGCTAGTTTTCAGTGTTGATGAGTAAGTAACTTTCCTCCTGCAGAGCTCTCAAAGCAATTTACTGGCGTCAatgttatatttttcatttagtttttttcttccatGTTCATGCCTCATAACTGTCTCAGTGGTTCTTCTTGGCAATGCCATAACAACGTCTGCCATTTCACAACAGGAGGCATCAAGCCTGCCATTCAAATCAAATCGAATCAACATTTTGCCTCACAGGCAGGGGGCCGCAAAAAGCAGCCAATAACAACCATCAACATCACAGCtagagaaaatagaaaaaaaaagaaaaaggtttGACGCACTTTTGCACAATcttctaagaaaaatataataattcttGTGATCCACCATGCAACCAATCCCATAGtatattaatataaatttattgtatATCTGATGCAAGATTCGCAATGAAGACAAACATATTTTTGGAAGAATgaacattttttgcaaaaaaaaaaaaaaattatcagaaaGTCCTGCAGTCGGGATGATATCTAATTTCATGGCCCATTAGTGGTTTGGTATTATAACCCTACTCTCTGTTTTGTCTATGAAACCTATCAAATTTCTctattatcctttttttctgcATTAGAAGCACAATGTGTATGGAAGTATGGTGTAGTAGTGGCCTTGTTTCGATAAGGGGGATGATAAAAATCCTTTGCCCCCAATTCAAAACCTGtttcatttaatttgctatgGTGTGTAGCTTAAATTTGATGGTTTTACCCAACCagggatgaaaaaaaaaagaaaaacaaaatcatatgtTCAAGTAGAAGAATCcactcaaaaaatgtcactacTATTTCATTCACTTTTGGTAAATTTATTGTTCGTAGTGCTAAAACTTCTATTAGTTCTTCTTCCAGCAGTATCATCAGTAACTAAAGTAGAAGTCCTACTTCCTCTTTAAATATGTCACTGATTTTATTCTAAAATCTTAAATAGACTTCTTATGATTTGACCGGGATGAGTTGTCCGGTGATGAGCTCTGCTGAGATGAGTTATCCCGAGTTGAATAGATCAGAATTTAGATACGTTGCCTCGAAAGAATTTATGATGAACTGTGAGTGGAAGTGGTTAGACTTTTAATTATTGTTCTTTATTTAGCAATTGTATCAGTATACATAATAGAAGAATGAGACTTCTGACAGTTCCTTCTCCAGATTCAGTATCGAAATTTGTAAAAGAGCCCTGCTTCCATTTtcatttccaacaaaaaaaaaacttatttttcttcgtACGAAATAACCAGCCGTCCCTGATTATGTACCCTTCTGACTTGGCTATAAAACTGCTAGTTTTCTAAGATCAAATTTTTTCTCCGTTAcgtttacagaaaaaaaaaatcaagaagaagaatttagaaaaaatcgAAACTAAAGAAGTTAaagtcatttataaaaattttcaaaaattgtattatgtATCGTATTTCATTTACTTCTTGCATATTAAAACCTTGGGGGAGGAAGTTTGATGAACGAATTTTTAAGAAGGGtgaatgtattttatttcttatagaaatcagcaaatgcaaaaaaaagaaggCAACGTTACAAATCGAAGCATCTCTGATGGATGCGTAACATGTGGAATAAACGATGCAAGACAAAAATGTAATGTTTCAAAgtcatagaaacaaaaaatatttataacaaattGGCATTTTAAtaggtttatattttttgcttttgtgaATATTGAGAGTTTGGAGGTAGAAATAGGATATCAGATAGAAAATaagattgatgaaaaataaCAGGGTGCGTTTTAtgttgcattttaaaatttcaatttttaaacaataaatttttggtAGTACATCAAATCAAATTGGTTTTTTTACGCCGTGGATAGAATACATTATaagctttaaaatttttatttttttcattaaaaaattgtttttttgttaaaaatacaaacaagtttTTTAATGTTATGTCGCGAAAATTGCATTTCCTAACAATTTTAACAAGTCTTAAGAAGTCAGGTTGGCTTTAACTCTAGTCAACTTAACTCGATGATCACAACTCCAAAAGTGAATGGAGTTTTGAAGGGGTTTTTGTATGTCTTTTTCATATTTATAGCTACCcctataaacaatttttattaaaggtTTTGAATCAGTTGCAGCTATTTGAACGGGAACCAACTCGATTGTCAGTCTCTTTTTTAGTTCTGCTAGGTCGTTAGAGTTATTATGAATTGACTGGGATGAGTTGTCCCAGGTTGAGTTTTCCTGAGATGAGTTGTCCCGTGTTGATCAGAATTAAGCTACGTTGACTGGGAAGAAGTTATGATAATTTGAGAGTGGATTTAATAACATGAAGTTTTCGTTGTTTGTAGTGATATTCCCCAAATTATGCATCTATGAAAATGTATTCAAGTTTCAAAATCTGTATGTTCATTTATTCCATCATAGCTtcgaaagtaggtaggtacttttcaTAGTTTGGCATATGTTAGAAAAGTCTTGCTTTTCTGCACGATAAATGCCATGTGACGGTGACTTGACAATATAATGAAAATGGCGTCCTCATGAataattgtttgttttcaatatttagCGACACAAAATAACTTACaagtaaaaaagagttaaaagaAACGCAACTCGAAAAGAAGTTGTGGATCGTAAGGTTTTAGTACCTTTAAAGTTTAAggtattttacatttttatagaaaaagtcTTAAGACTCAATGCCAGAAAagaatctgttaaaaaaaagaggttgtctgtaaagccggtctacggacgatgattttacatgataacgtcgtaagaaaacaggttgtgtgcttttaaaatgagtcaattgaagcgtttatttatttcaaacaatcataatttacaagaaaaagctaaaaataaataccttttttcttttctcattatattaatttgtctattttaaaagcttacaaaaaaaaatttcttctaaataaaaaaaacactttttttaatttttacagtgcgcaaaaagtattaaaataatttgttaaaaacaatcatttcttttgaaaaaagtgaaaaaatcattttttcttttgatataagaacctataataaattttataccacctga encodes:
- the LOC129918108 gene encoding uncharacterized protein LOC129918108, translated to MRNLKGLILPVLFGGEEPEVIISNESNGNRVIGGFLFNLLDTLAKKYNARLNTSRLTMSLSPYEIHLLVLNGTIEISAAGPLIIQVPDEWFLYPYSIFDWNVMLPVEQNIPVYKVFAHVFKWKAFVLIIVLLILISALVTVSAYIKGSNQHFHKFDFFFNIDCFRGILGGPFFQIPNASFTTKLIYSLIFLLGIMIVTSYDAFLQSFMTQPPKENIIRSFDDLQSTGMKINAFQADIDELLYKFRPQLMQKHSNLFQAINSFEDFIKIRDSLNTTNPFTITEPKWIIYANQQKFYGQQLYRWSEELCLLENILLVTSWTHYQVD